TGCCGCAGTTTGTCCAAGTGGCGTTGCCGTACAACAATTTTTTGCAGCTTCACTTCCGTGTACGGTTTAACAGTAACCAAACGCGCTTTCGTGTACAATTTGTCCCTGAATTATTTGTGAAATACTATTATGCTACTTTCACCTAAGTAAAACGCCATTCGTCAAATACGAATAAACTCGTCtgagtgagctacgaattttcccgacatagcttagcttagcttgttgAACCGCTAACAAAGACACGCCTTTGTTATCTTCCACTAAACAGCTAAACAGTGGTTGCGTGTGGTTGTCACGTGTTGTCATTAGCGTGAGGAAATGTGTGCACAAAGTGTGAAAGGAGGTTACGTGGAGGAACTTTTTGGAAAAAGAGAAGAAAGCGAGCGACGTCGACGACTGGAAGCTGTCGAGACACCTCGCGATGACAGAGCGGGTTTGTTCGCTTATTTACTGAACACAAATTAATTGTGTTTCTGTATTTCCCCAAATGGAATCTTCGTTGCGCTTTCTAGTACTGTCGGTGTTTTGGCAGCTCCACGCCTTTCTCTGAAAATACGTTTCCACCCATTTATTGTCAGTGGCCACGGCAGCTCATTTTCAGGCCACGACACAAAGCAGGGAACAAGACGggtaaaagttttgtttttccctcaaGTTTTGCACACACATGGCAAATTCAACtcgcacaatattgtgtacttTGTGTTACTCGAAAGTGATTtcgaaaaatacacacaaatgcacaatggacaaaatgttgattaaaaaaaagaatatcacCACATCACCCTAACATtgaaaagcacacaaaaaaaactgcccCGATTTTTGAAGTCTGAAACTCACAACAACGTAAACGTCTGTCCTATtggatttatttctttttaccaTTAATCAAAGAACCACATAAGTTTATTGTATTCTTCCTTGAGGTTTAACCGTGGttgctaatttaaaaaacaaaacagaattgtGAGTACCGTATATTGAGTATCATTCATCACACCGCTGATGCTTTCCACCCACATGCCTGCTGCTTTTTGTGTCCTGCAGATGCCAGTGAAGAATATCTTCATCCTGAGCAGCACGAGTGGAGCTTCAGGATGGAGCAGCAGGAGTCAGAGCCTCCCTCCGTGAAAGAGGAAGAACACGAGGCTGACATCACCCAGTTTCCATTTCCTGCCGTCATCGTGAAGAGTGAAGATGATGAAGTGCAAGATGAGTGGCTTCATCCAAGTCAAGGTGGTGAGGAACATCGAAATCACAACATGAGATGCGACTAAGCAAAGTCTTGAGTTTCTCAAACCACAAGTATTCGTCCTCTTGTGTTCTGCAGACGTTGGCGAAGAAGATTTTTGTCCCGAGCAGCGGGAGATTAAAAAGGAAGAGCAGCAGACTGATGTCACCGAGTTTCCACTGACTAGCGTCATTGTGAAGATTGAAGGCGATGACGAAGAAGAAAGAAATGGAGACAATCTCTTAGCTCCGCTGTCGGACTCTCCCGACACCGATGATGAGCATTCTCCAGCTGATGCGGACACATACTGGAAATGCTCGCAGTGTGGGAAAGTCTCAAGTTCAAAGTGGGGCTTGAAAATacacatgagaacgcacacCGGCGAGAAACCGTTTGCCTGCTCaatttgtggtaagaaattcaCTCAGAAAGGACATTTACGAGCACACACAAGGacgcacactggagagaaaccttttcccTGTACCGTCTGTGGTCTTGTATTGAGTCAAAAGATTAATTTGACGAATCACATGAGAATCCACACCGGCGAGAAGCCTTTTGCATGCTCGCTTTGTGGGAAAAGATTCTCTGTGAAGGGACACTTGAAATTACATACACGAACacacacgggagagaagccgTTTGCCTGCTCCGTTTGCGGTCAAACGTTCTCTCTCAAGGGACATTTGAGAACACACACAAGGacgcacactggagagaagccgtACCCGTGCTCCATTTGTGGTAAAAGATTCTCCATAAAGGGACATTTAGTAGCACACACCAGAACGCATACTGGGGAGAGACCTTTCTCCTGCACAGTGTGTGGTCTTCGACTAACTCAAAAGATTAGTTTAACTAATCACATGACGAtccacactggggagaaaccttACGAGTGCTCATTTTGCGGGAAGAAATTCTCCATCAAGGGCCAGTTGATGACGCACACGAGAATACACACCGGGGAgaaaccttttgtctgctcaGTCTGCGCCGTAAGTTTCAGTGATCGTTCCGGATTAGTCAAacacatgagaacgcacacCGGGGAGAAACTGTATTCGTGCTCCATTTGTGGTAAAAGCTTCTCTCAAAGATGCACTTTGACGATACACACGAGGacgcacactggcgagaaaccgtACGGTTGCGACGTGTGTGAGAAACGATTCTCCCGTAAGGATCAGGTGAAGAAACACAAGTGCGCTGGTGAGAAGAGCAGCGCTCAATGaattgaaaaacacatttggacTCTTTGTGGTCAACTGTAGAAGTGTTTATATGTGAAAACAAGTCTTCAAACTGTGATAGTGTTCAATATCGATTATAGAGGCCGAAAGATAAATTATAATTGCTTTGTTTGGTTATGGAATGAATCCTGCAAACATCATCAATTAACTTCACGAGAACTTGAGATTATTAAATCACGTTAAGTCAGGAAAATGTGGACGACTGATCCTCTGTGGCTCTACAAATCATTAGTCCATTCTTAGCATTATGTCATTGAAGTACACAGTCGAGATGTGCAATGAAACGATATTTATATTGTAGCTCAATATGAAAATGTCTACTGTATATCATTAAGTTTGATGTGTGGCAATTGTGCCGTTTCTGCACTAATGAAGCATCAGACAGAAATAAATCAGCTTTCTATAACGACATCCTCACTCTGTACATTAGCGTCATTGTTGGACTCAGTTTGTATTTATCTATCAGTTTGATTGTTGTTCTATATAACGTCTTTTATTAATGAATGGAGAGAAAATGGGAGAAAAATTGAATTTCATGTCACTTGAAGGAAAAATACGATACCGGAAAATACATCATCACCAGGATttgaaatgatatatatatatatatatatatatatatatatatatatatatatatatatatatatatatatatatatatatatagtatcgGGCTATTAAAATGCTGTCCATATCACACAGCACTTGTACTCAGCATGCGTTATTCATACATCTACAATGCGATTAGACTTCTTACAGTATTTATCTGCTTTTACTGGCTggaaggaaaaacaacaaaaaacaaactgcagCCCCTTCACCTTACAAAGAATGACAGAACATTTAAATCGCATGAAACCAGACCCTTTATTGGTCCTGCTggggggagaagaaaaaaaaattgtttttaatacaaccaatgttcaaatattgtttttgtgtgcaaagaaaacaaaaaacacgccgATACACAAATATATCTAACTGAGGTAATTCCAAAAACTGAAATTCCCCATTAGCTATAACATTATTCGTGTTTTTCCTTATACAGGGTCAGGCAgaatgatctgacacatttgtagggtttaaacaaaaaaagtgtttttattttcgaaaAGTACGTATAATGCCATTCTGTTTCATTGGGTTTTGAAAATGGAATCGGTCAAACGGGATCCGTTATTGTCTACACACTGTCGAAGGCGTTCACGAAAATGCAGTAACTGAAGCTGGTAACCCACAGCAAGACGGCGTCACGAGCTGGTACGGGATCACGTCCGCCAAGTTTGAAGTGCAAACGGAACGAACGCTCGTTTGTGTTGCACTTACacattcgtttgtttttttccacaatgtAAGCGCCATGTTCACCAGTCCAATTCATGGCATCAtctggaaaagaaaaaataataatggcactatacaggaaaaaaacaaaaaggcattatatgaaaaaaaatggcattatatgtacttttcgaaaataaaaacacttttttttctttactttcttttattaaacctacaaatgtgtcagatcattttgtggtcagtggtagagtggtcatctcccaaACCAGAAGTTGCGGGTTCAATCCCATGCTACtgcaactaggggtgttaaaaaaaaatcgattcggcaatatatcgcgatactacatcgcgcaattctcgaatcgattcaataatcgatttttaaacttccatttttaatggaaaaatattcaacaaaacatcttactttgggttaggattcacaccttcagcatggaagaatgttttatgaacgtaacattaagccttaatattttattttaatgctgttcaagcatgaaatagatcacaacctgtataagactgaagtttcagataaataaataatacattttcacacaaatcTACAAGTTTACCGATTAGCATTTTATAGATTTGAATGAAACAACaagcgacttataaattcgtatcgggattaatcggtatcgaatcgaatcgtgacctgtgaatcgtgatacgaatcgaatcgtcaggtactcggcaattcacacccctaactgCAACCACGTCGAAggatccttgagcaagatactgaacccccccagttgctcctggtgatgtcatcagtagtcgaatgtaaagcgcctcgcaaggtggaaaagcgccatagAAATGAAGTACGATTTACCATAGGAAcagacaagtcttttttttttttttttattcttcttatttTGCATGGTGGAATGCCTGGAAACAGTTTCTTTCCTTGTTCAGGCAAAGATGCACTCTGCATTTCTCGCAGTAGACATGCGAGAAGTGGCCGGTGCAGAACTTGCATCTCTGTCGGGGTTCCCAGGTGGGGAAATGATCGAGACCGTCTTTCCGGACGTCGGGCGGCACCCGGGCGGCTTTCCTCTTGCGCGGGGGGCTCGACATGGCTTCCAGAGACGACAGCGCTCTGTCCAACTCGTTGGCTTTCCCCGCCCGCGTCAGGGACGTGGCGACGGAAGCTTGAAACTTCCGCAGGGGGAGGGGCTTCTGATCGGGGTTGAGCCGTTTCAGGTCTCGGCGGTACCGGATCCAAGCGTTGACCACCGCCACGGTGACGGTGTGCCACCAAATGTACAAGTACCACCGTCGAGATCGGAGGCCGTACTTGTAAAGCGCCGACAGCATGTCGAAAAGGACGAGACCTCCCACGAACGCGTTGTACGCGTCGACGATGGCCGGCGTGGGCACGGCGACGTGCCGCTTGGCTTTCGGGTCCCAGCGCTTGACGTTGCGCAGCGGTTCGACGCCGACAAAGGAGGAGAGCAGGTTGACGGCTTTGCCGTCGTACCATCTGACGACGACATCGTGGTCCTGGTTGACCCGGAAATCCACGCAGCCTCTTCCCTTCGACTTGAATTCTTTCTCGTCCATCAGCTGGCAGCTCTTGACCTTGTTGGTCGGGACGGCGCCGATGAAGTAGATCCCTCTCTGTTTCAAGCGCTCCGCCAGTGGGACCGTCGTAAAAACGTCGCCCGCAAAAACTTTGTGATTTCTCCCTCGCGGGAGCGTTGAGGTCATCTTCAGGACGACGTCGCCGGCTGGACCGACGTCGGATCTCTCTTTGTCGGCGTTTTCCGCCCCTTGGCAGACGTCAAAATCGTACAGGAAGCCGCTTTGTCCGACCCGCCCCCACATCTTGAAGCCCCACTTGTGAAGTTTGTCGGGCATGTAGCAGCGCAGACTGGATTTGCCGTTGAAAGGAACGACCATCTCGCCCACGGCGTGACATTCCTCGGGCGCGATCAACAGGAAGCGCTGGCGCAGCTTCTCCAGCCAGGGCCGAAGTTTCCACAGTTTATCTCTTCTGGCGTACTCCGACACTTTGTGGTTGTCGCAAAAGTGAATCAGCGCCAGCAAATGGTGGAATCGTTCGCGCGACATCACGTGACAGACGACGGGGTACTCGGTCTCCAGCTCCCAGTAGGCTCGTTGGTTGGGCATCTGGACCAGGCCCATGTGCATGTACATTCCCAGAACCTGCTCCATTTCTTTGGCGTTGGTGTTGACCAACTTTTCCTCTTTTTGAACGCTGTACACGTTGGTTTCTAATGCAACTTCCTCAAGCATTTCCTCCGTCACAAAATCTTTGAAATACATGTACGGGGTCCAGTCGAGCCTCTCCTTGGAGTCTTCCTCCACACATTCCACAAAGTCAACAACTGGAGGTTCAAACGCTTTTCTTATCCACTGGTACTGCTTTTTTGCTTTGCTCCTTCCCGACTGCTTTTGTCTGGCGTCTTCTGCTTTTTTCGTGTCCTCTTCCGGATCTCCCTCGTCCTCGTTATTATCGGTGCTTTCCTCAAAACTTGCAGTCGTCCATTCCTCATCGCCATCATCGTCTTCCCCGAGCTGCTCAATGTCACTTGAGCTTCCATCCGTTATTACGTTCAACGCATCTTCGATCTTGCGTTTTTTTgccatctaaaaaaaacacacacacaaatttcaTGATGACGTTCTCCCAAATCTGAGCTGATCTCAGATTCCCGGTGATACAACAACCGCATTTCATTTCTGAGATATCGCAAATTCCAAGTTGGCCATCTCAGATTTTCAGaatcaggaggaaaaaaatggtccaaacatttttgtccgTGGCAACCAGCATGTTCAGATATCGAGACAACCAACAGAAGCGAACATGCCCCTCCCCCTAACTTTGTGGTTTTGATCATGCACAGCGAACGGAGAAGAAATTTGCAACAGAACAGCAAAATCAGTTCAAGGCACATTTTCTGTCACCTGCTGTCTCGGCGCCTTGACAAGGAAACATGATGCAATAAATACTTATAATAATCTGATGTGTGTTATCAAGGATatctaaacatcacgatacgatatcacgatatgaagctgacGATACGATTAATTATCAcagtattgtggggaggttggcaatataaaaaaggtcacaatattgcaaaaaaaaaaaaaaaaaaaaaagtcttatttttgtacataacagcaatgcttaatattgaggcacttacgtgCTAATGCATGCGCACATTGGAGTCGGTCCACAAGCATATATTACGTTCGCCTTCATCTCATCGGATTtgaaacacagaagggccaaaacatgccatgtgaaaattaaactgcgctaataaactagccaacaGAGGCTGCTAGAACTTTACAAATACAGACTTTTGAAACAGATGCACTGCtttgaatattgtgacatgaccacgacgatattgtggcacttttaatatcgAGATATTGCCGCTATTGTTACATCTCtagtgtcattttatttatttacttttttttttttttatctgattcaGTTATGAAAGCATTACTTCTGGTGTTCTCTGCAATCTGTGCTGAATTGTGCTTTAATGTATTAAAAGAGATAACCACAGATTTTTGCATTGTTTACATGTCAACTTTATTCTACATTTGGTCTGAATTTTCTTGTCAGTCCTAAAAAGATAACACACAACATTCACAGTagaaaactctttttttttttttgggatgtaaATGTAAAGGGTTCCCAAGTTGCTGCTTCTCTGGCATGAATAAAATCAACAGTGTGGTTTTCCTCTTTAAAAACAGTCTCAAGACATTAAGaggcataaaaacaacaaaaatgataaaCAGTCACGACTGCAAACTTGCAAATACCGCATGGCAGGTTTAATACTTTGCAATCTTACCCTGGCTGTTATCTGATTGTAACTTTTGAACACAAcgtatagaagaaaaaaaaattaaattcagTGTTGTCTCGTTcctgattttttgttttctcgTTTTGCAGCCAAGTTGCAGAAAAAGAGCAGCTGTTGTTGGTATGTGTCGAACGGTCAAAGCTCGATTTCTGGATGTTAACGCGCCGACCAGCGCGTTTTGGGCGCGTGCGGCGTTGACAACAACGAGGCGTTCAGTTCCGTTTCTTTTGCGTCGTAGATCATGCTCAGAATCTGTCGACGAAGTCTCATCCTGGTGAGCGGATCTTTGATTTCCTTCATTTCGGAGGCCACCTGCCTGCCGAACGATTGGTCAACGTCGTCGGTGGCGCCGAGCAGTTTTTGCGAGAGGCGCTTCAGAATCGCAACCTTTTCCATTTCCAAATCATCGCCGCCGTCCCTCGCCctttttttggtgcttttctccGCCACCTGGCGAGAAGGTGACGACTCGGCAGAGTTCGGCTGAGACGACGGTCTCACTGCGTTGGACTCCTTGGTTGGGGGTGGCAACGTGCTGTTGGAAGACTCCGACATATCTTCCCCATCATCACTGCCTTCCTCGAGGTTACTCATCTGGAACAAGAGATATAATTAGCAAGGAAGAGAATAATGTATAACTCGTTCACTGacacaaaacatatttttaaagaaagaataACGTTTGGATTTAACCTTTTGGTACCTGGTATAattgactaccagcaattcaatttGTCCTCTCtagtggacatttttaaacctgaatatccccgacccagtgcatacgattgaattaactccttttgtgctctatagaggacattcagagctttccaatgataccaaatgtgtaggggtggggctttgctacctttggttgcatcataaaagaaaatggcttccctcagtgcaagcacttttttggGAAGAAGTAATacagtttttatttaacaaattttGGCTTTAAatcttagcatgttttctataagactcttaagaacacattaaagtattgtttgaattattttagctGTATTTGAGCcgagcatttaagtttaaaaaaaatgtcctctgtagtggacacatcatagcttgtaaataaaaactttcttttgcaagta
Above is a genomic segment from Festucalex cinctus isolate MCC-2025b chromosome 4, RoL_Fcin_1.0, whole genome shotgun sequence containing:
- the LOC144018138 gene encoding piggyBac transposable element-derived protein 2, which translates into the protein MCTKRVKKEEYEEDVCGANEGNEEQLGNLDAVFKQQCRPDVGEDLHLEQQEPASPHIKEEEEPEPSHIKEEEEELDTQHMKEVKEPEPLYSRMAKKRKIEDALNVITDGSSSDIEQLGEDDDGDEEWTTASFEESTDNNEDEGDPEEDTKKAEDARQKQSGRSKAKKQYQWIRKAFEPPVVDFVECVEEDSKERLDWTPYMYFKDFVTEEMLEEVALETNVYSVQKEEKLVNTNAKEMEQVLGMYMHMGLVQMPNQRAYWELETEYPVVCHVMSRERFHHLLALIHFCDNHKVSEYARRDKLWKLRPWLEKLRQRFLLIAPEECHAVGEMVVPFNGKSSLRCYMPDKLHKWGFKMWGRVGQSGFLYDFDVCQGAENADKERSDVGPAGDVVLKMTSTLPRGRNHKVFAGDVFTTVPLAERLKQRGIYFIGAVPTNKVKSCQLMDEKEFKSKGRGCVDFRVNQDHDVVVRWYDGKAVNLLSSFVGVEPLRNVKRWDPKAKRHVAVPTPAIVDAYNAFVGGLVLFDMLSALYKYGLRSRRWYLYIWWHTVTVAVVNAWIRYRRDLKRLNPDQKPLPLRKFQASVATSLTRAGKANELDRALSSLEAMSSPPRKRKAARVPPDVRKDGLDHFPTWEPRQRCKFCTGHFSHVYCEKCRVHLCLNKERNCFQAFHHAK